In Deltaproteobacteria bacterium CG11_big_fil_rev_8_21_14_0_20_42_23, the sequence TTGTTTCGCTAACGCCTTACAAACAACTTATTGTAGACGAACTTGAACATCGCTTTCACGCGCATGTCACTGTGGATTCTTTTCGTTTTTCTCTTTTACCAGCTCCTCATTTTAATATTGAAAACCTTAGTATCCATCCAAGAGATGAAAAGTTTTCACAACATCCCCTCATGGTTATTAAAAACATTACGGGAAATCCTTCGTTTTCAGATTTAGTTTTTCACCAAAAAGTGAGCACCAATTTCGAGCTTCATTCACTTACACTTTTTCTCTCTCAAGATGATCAAGGAGCCACAAACCTTGATTCATTTTTTTTCACGAATGAAAATGAATCAAAAACAAATTTAAGTTTTGAAATCAAATCGCTTCACGTCGAAAAAGGAAGTATTCATTTTTTAAACAATGGCAACACAAGTTACTCCATAAAAAACTTTTCTCTGGAATCATTGAATGCAACAGAGTTTTTTTCTCGTGGCAGCGGCGTTAAAATTAAAGCTGGGCTTAACAATGCAAGCCAGCAAAACCTGGGCCTCGTTGGACTTTTGAGTTTTGACCAAAAAACAAACAGCATTTTGCTTTCTCGTGGACAAATGCAATTTTTGAATACACGTCTCGCCTTCAACGGCATGTTAGAGTGGGGGAAAACTCCAAATCATTTTCAGTTTCACATTGCTTCTTCGCAGTTTAATCAGCAAACCCTTGAAAACATTTCTCCTTCGTTGGCTCAACTTTTTCCCCAAGCACTGCAGTGGAACGGAAACGCAAGCATCGATGTAACGCTTGAAGGAACGCGCGATGACTACACGGTTGCATTTGCAAGCAATGCCACAGAATCGCAAGTGTATTTTCTTCCCTACTTCTCTAAAGATGCTGGCGTCCCGCTCAGCATCGATTTACAGCTTCACCTTCTTCCAGGAAAAATGAACATCACCGAAAGTTCAATTCACTTGCAGCAAAACGCGTTTAGTTTTTCTGAAAAAAATGGAACTGAAGAAAATTCTGCACGCACTTTTCATTTGCATGGTGAAGACATCGACTTCGAACCACTCAAACCGTATTTTCCCTTTCTTGCAATTGTTGATGATGCAAAACAGCTCACCTTTGATTTCACTTTTAATCCAAACGCAGAACCACTCTACAACGGAACGGTGAGTGCTCACACTTTTTCTCTTTTAGAGACGCAAATGGAAAAGGTGCACTTTTCTTTTTTTGAAGAAGCAGGTGGAATTCAGTTCACCGGTATTGAGGCTGGTTTTGCGGGTGGAAACTTTTCTGGAACTGGAACTCAGTCACACACTTTTCCACATGCATATCAGTTTCAGTTTATTGGAAAAAATGTTGAGGCTTCTCGTTTAAAAACGGCTCCACTTTTTTTTGTAGGATCAAGTGACGTGGTTGCAAATCTTTCCACTTCAGGCGCAACAAAAGATGAACTGCTCAAACATTTTCACTGCGATGCCACACTTCTGTTGGCGGAAGGAAAAAGTGAAGGCCTCGCTCTTCCTCAAGCGCTTCTGCGAGAACAAACACTTGAAAATTTAGGGATCACCGAAAAAAATTCATTACTCGCTCAGGATACAGAAAATACTTCGGTGAAAAACCTGAAAGCTGAAATCAGCACATCTTCAACATCAACTTCTTTTGATGCACTCCAATTTGAAAATGATTTTGGAAACGTTTTGCTCCAGGCTAAACTTTCCGAAGAAAAGATTTTTTCTGGCAATGGCGTTTTCACCCTTTCTCCAAAATGGAAAAACAAATACACCCAAGCCTCGCAAGCAAAAGAAACCCTTCAGTCGCTGGCTCAGCTTAAAATTCCATTTCAGATTTCTGGAGATGAAAGCGCGCTCACTTTGTCTGCCGATCAAAACTTGCTGGCGTCGCTGCTTAAAGGGGAAAAAGGTATTTACGACCTCAACATTGTGAAGGAAAAACTGAAAGCGCCTCCGCCAACTCTAAGCCTTCCCACAGAAGAAAAGAAAAGTCTGCCGGAACAAACTGCGGATAAAGCAAAGGCAGCTCCAAAATCGCAGCTTTCTCTCGGTGAAAAGAAGAAATCTCTCCCCCCACAAAAAGCGAAGGCCACCACAAAAAAACAAAATGATTCTTCCCAAAAATTAAATGACGACGACCTCTTTGATATTTTTCAAGTGATCATCGGAAAATAATTTTCCCTTCCAAAAGCTTTCTTCAGGCTATTTTTAGCTTTACGTCAAAAAACAAACATCACTCCCTGCTTGAGATGGTGAAAAAATTCATCATGCCTATTTGATTTTTCATTTTTTCGTGGTATCATTGACCGGTTATGTCAAAAAACCGTTTTCAGCTTTTGTTTTTTTTCAAACTTCGCTTTGCCTCCTTTCATGAACAAAGGCTTTTTTCCTTCTTTCTTTTGCCTTTTTTGCTTCTTTCACTTTTTCTTCTTTATACACCTCAACTTTCGTTTCAGGCAAAAGCCAGCATAGCTCCAGAAAATTCCCCGGAGAAAAATATCCTCATTCAGAATGCTGAGCATGGGCTTGCTCCCACCAAAAAACCGTATCGTGAAATTATTGTCAACACAGCCGCCACAAAACTGACGCTCTACGAAGACGGATTGCCGGTGAAAACCTTCCCCATTGCGATTGGGCAGAAAAAATACCAAACACCCGAATTTGATGCCGAAATTTCTCGTATCGAGTGGAACCCCAGCTGGTATCCGCCGAAAGACGCCGAGTGGGCCAAAGATGAAGTCGTCACTCCTCCTGGGCCAAAAAATCCGCTGGGCCCAGCAAAAATTCCGCTCAAATATGGCATCCTCTTTCATGGCACTCCCAATAGCCGCAGCATTGGCAGCGCTGCTTCACACGGATGCATGCGCATGCATAATAGAGATGTGAAAGAATTGGCGTGGTATCTTCAGGAAAATTACTCGAAAAAAAATAACCCCAGCTACAGAAAATTGTATGAGAAAAAAAATGACAAGACCTACGTGGTGAACTTGGAAGAAAAAATTCCGGTGAAGGTTCGCTACGAACCCATTGTGGTGGAGGGAAGCAAGCTTCACTTTTACCCCGACTACTATCACTTCACGCGAGGAAAACGAAAAGCGTTTATTCTTTCTGCGCTTTACAATGCTGGCATTGAGCTAAAAAGTTTGAGCGATAAAAACATCGAAACGTTATCGGAAAATAATAAAATCAACAAAATCGAAATCAACACTCTTCTTCGTGAAAACGAACGTGAAGATTCCCCAAAAACTTGTGGGTAAAAAGCAAACCCTTTTGCCTCATTTTTAGGCATCTCACCAAAAAGTGCCAGGCACTTTTTGGTAAAACTTTAAAATTTAATTTTTACTTCGCCTGATTTAATTTTTGTTTGGCATGCTAATCGACATGGTTTTTCGCAGCCCATCAACTTTTCTTTTTCGTTTGGCTCTTCAAGATTTTCATATCCTTCAAGCACTTCTACTTCACACGTTGCGCACAAACCAGATTCACAGCCAAACGGCACGCCCAACTCTCGTGCGGTTTCGCGGATTTCGGCTCCATCGGGAAGCTCTAAACTTTTCTCTTCGGTTTTTAATTTCGCCATCTTCTTCATCCTTCTTTAAAGGTTAAGTGATTCAATTATTTTTTCTGAAAGCGTTGCAAATGGATTCACTCCATCCCGCAACGCATATGGTTTTCCGGCTTCAGCGCCTTCCATAATTTCTGACATGAGTGCAAGCTCGCCAAAAAAAGGAATATTAAATTCTTCTGCCAAACGCCTTCCACCTTCTTTACCAAACGGATAATATTTGCTTCCATGCTCGCATTCAAAGTAAGCCAAATTTTCCACAACTCCAATGAGTGGAATATTTACTTTGCGAAACATGTCGACACATTTTCGAACATCATTCACAGCGATTGATTGCGGTGTTGTGACCAACAGCACACCATCAACCTGCAAGGTTTGGATCATCGTGAGATGCACATCGCCCGTTCCTGGAGGAAGATCAAGCACCAGCACATCAAGCTCACCCCAATTTACATCCGACATCAGTTGCTGCAAAAGCTGATGCACCATAGGTCCGCGCCAAATCATCGCCTGTTCTGCAGGAACTAAATTGCCCACCGAAATAGTTTTTATCCCAAACTGAACAACGGGATTCATTTTATCATTTTCTCCCACGGTTAAACCAACACCTGCCAACCCCATCATGTGCGTTACCGATGGACCGTAAATATCGGCGTCCAGCAAACCCACTTTTTTCCCTTGTTTGCCAAGAGCCACGGCAAGATTTACTGCGAGCGAAGATTTTCCAACGCCGCCCTTTCCACTTGCAACCGCCAGCACTTTTTTTGCGCTGGGAATAAGATTTCGTTTTTGAACTGAACCGCGAATTGAAATGGGTTCTGAAACGCCTGAAGCTGATATCATTATTTTCTCCTTGGATTACTGTGCACATCTCGGCAAAACAGCTTGTGGCAACGAAATGCTGTCTTCTCGAAACTCTCGCATCAAATCAAGAGCATACTTCACTTCTTCCACATGCCCTTTCGTTTTTACATTTCGCCAAATTCTCCGCACAAAACCTTTGTGGTCGATGAGAAACGTTGCGCGCTCTCGTTCAAGCCCCAAAGCCTTTCGCCACCAACTTTCGTGAAACACTCCGTAGCTTTTTGCAATCTTGCCGTCTTCATCAAAAAGCAAAGGAAATGAAAACTGAAATTTGTTTGAAAAATTCCGATGTGAGTTCAAATCGCCCTTACCAATTCCAAGCACTTCAACTGACTTTGCTTGAAGCGATGCATAAGCATCTTGAAACTGACACAGTTCTTTTGTGCACACTGGCGTGTTATCCTTTGGATAGAAGAGCACAATCACTTCTTTTCCCAAAAAGTCAGCAAGCTGTAACTGAGGCCCCAAGCTGCTTTCAGCGGAGAAGGCTGGAGCTCTCATTCCAATAATCAGTCCATTTTGATCCGATTTCATAGGCTCACCAATAGTCAATTTGTCAAAAGAGGCAAGCACTATATGTGGCTTGACAGGAGCGGATTTCCTTGACCATGAGAACGTCATGCAAAAGGCGAAGCTTCGAGAAGAGGCAAAACAATTCGGTTTTGATTTATTGTGCGTCGCACCAGCCAAACAATTTAAAGAACACCTCACCCTTAAAAGCTGGATTGACAAGGGTTTCCACGGAAGCATGACGTGGCTGGAAAAAAATGTGGAGAAACGCCTCGACCCCCTCAAGGTAATGCCGGAAGCAAAATCCGTAATCGTGTGCGCTACAAATTACAATACCGCAAAACCTTACTCCACTGAACACTCGCCACTTGCAAACGAAGACAGGGTATGGATTTCCCGTTATGCGTGGGGAGACGATTATCATGAAGTCTTAAAAAAACGCTTTCTCGCTTTCTGCGAACAGCTTCACCAACAATTTCCTGATGACATTTTTCGCGCCTATACCGACACCGGACCGCTCACAGAGCGAGTGTTTGCGCAGCATTCCGGCTTGGGTTGGGTTGGAAAAAACACATGCATCATTCATCCAAAGCTTGGCTCATTTTTATTTCTCACTGCTATCATTACTTCACTTGAACTTGAACCTGATGAAGTGATGAGTGATCACTGCGGAAAATGCACGCGTTGCATTGACGCGTGTCCAACACAAGCTCTCAAACCATATGAGTTGGATGCCAGAAAATGCATTTCGTATCTGACGATAGAACACAAAGATAAAATTGATGCAGAACTAGAAGAAAAAATGGGAAAGCATCTTTTTGGCTGCGATATTTGCCAAGATGTGTGTCCGTGGAATCAAAAATCACAACGAACCGAAGATGTACACTTTCAAGCGCGTGAACATTTTTTCGCGCCAACGCTAAAAGAATTTAAACACCTTGTGGAAACTCAGTATCCACAAGCCTTTAAAAACTCCCCACTCAAACGCGCAAAAAAAGAGGGTTTGCTGAAGAGCCTGGCAAGAATTGAAAAGTTGAAAAAAGAAAAATAATTAGTCTGCAATCGGAAAATCTTTTTCCGCCCATTCAATTATCCCGCCACCAAGTGAATACAAATGCTGATACCCTTTTTGCTTTAAAATATTTGCAGCTTTTAGTGAACGAACTCCAGAGCGGCAATAGCAAACCACTTGCCATGACTTGTCTCATAAAATGCTTTCGGCTTTTTCTTCAAGCTGGTCCAAGGGAACATGAAGCGCACCTGGAATATGTCCTCCATCCCACTCTTGCTGTGTGCGCACATCCAGCAAAATACACGGCGCAGTTCTGCTGCAGCTTCATCGCTTTTTTGATTTAAATCTTCAGCCGAAATTTCCACAATATCAGGAAAATCGCGTTGAGCTTTTTTGTGCAAAAGTTTCCAAATAAATTCCATGAGTGCTCCTTTATTTTTTTCGCGCCACAATTATTCCGTCACGAAGGGGAAGAAGAGTTACATCAAAATCTGAATGATCATAAATCATTTGGTTATGTTTTTTGATGGCTTCATTCCAACCAGGATGTTTGTTTTCAATTACCTTTTCAGCAACAACATTTCCATGCCACAGCGCATTGTCGGCAATGTAAAGCCCACCGCGGGAAAGCCGCTTGCAAGTCATTGCAAAAATTTCGGGATAGGAACCTTTGTCGGCATCGTTGTAGATGATATCAAACGTGTCATTGCTTTGAGAAAAAATATCTTGCGCTTTTCCAATATGATACTCGATGCGATTCCAAAGATGTGCTTCGGTTAAAAATGTTTCCGCTTGCGCCTTGTTCTTTTCGTCGGTGTCGGTGCACACTACTTTTCCGTTTTCACCAACAGCTTCTGCAAACCAATAGGCTGAATATCCAAAGCCAGACCCAAATTCAAACACACGCTTGGCATTCATAAGACGAGCAAGAAGCAAAAGCAGTTTTCCACACGAAGGACCAACAATGGGAAACTGACGCTCCGCTGCCAAACGTTCCATCGCTCGCAAAACCTCAGTGTGATTGTTCACAGAAAAAGTGTGAAGATACTTTTCGATATCGGGATTAAGAATGGAAAACATAGTGAAGTGTTTTGTTCCTACATAGTTTCGGTTTCAACCGCCACATCCATTCCCACGACATCGCCTTCTTTTGTGGTCTGACGAAGTTCAACTGAAGTTGGCGAAAGTTCCACAATGCGCTGAAGAACATCTTGAATTTGCGATTGCGGCGTAGAGGTTCCAGCGCCAAGGCCCAAGTGTTCTACGTTTTCGAACCATTCAGCTTTTATTAAATCTGGCGAATCAATGTGATACGTTTTTTCTGGTAAATATTGCTGAGAAATTTTTGCGAGGTTTGTAGTGTTTGAAGAATCATAACCACCAACGATCAACATGGCATCCACCCACTGTGCAAGCGATTCCACTGCGCCTTGCTGGTTTTTTACGGGCTTGCATCTGGTATCAACTGCTTTGAGGTTTGGATATTTGGTACGGCGAAGATATTCCACGAGAGAATCAAATTTTTCTTTCGTAATTGTGGTTTGGCAAATCACCACTACATTTTGCAAGTCATTGGGAAGTGCATCAATTTGGGCTTCGGTATAAACGGCATGCAACGGTTTTGAAGCGTAAGTTCTGCTGGCGATAATTTCGGCATGCTCGGGATTTCCAATAATGACAATGTCTGCGCCTTGATGATCAAAGGTTTCAATTTTTTTGTACACCCATTTCAGCAACACAGGACAGGTGGCATCATGGTAAGTAATCCCATGTTTTGTTAATTCTTCTTTTAGTTCTTTGGGATAACCATGCGCGGTGATCACCACATCGGTGAGCCCTTCTTCTTTAAGGCCTGCAATATCAGAGTAGCGGTCGTAAATGGGAATACCTTCTCTGGCAAGATCGCCCACAATTTTGGGATTATGCACAAGCGGCCCCAAAATAGGCTTTCGTTTTTCTTCGGCTACATTGATGGCAGCTTGAACTCCAAAACACGTTCCTGCTGCATGTGCGATAATCACTTCCATAATTTTCCTCACTTCAGATAATAAGTCCGTCACTTCTAGGCTGATTCTTCCTCGATAATCCAGCTTTTTTTTCATTCCTTTCCCCAAAAAAGAAGAGCCCGATTTTCTTCGCGGAAAATCGGGCTCTTAGAGAAAGAAAATGTTGAAAATTCAAACGCTTAGCAACCGCAAGCGGCTTTCCAGTTTTGATCTACTTGCTTCCAGTTCACCACATTCCACCAAGCCTTCACATAATCTGGTCTGCGGTTTTGGTAGTTGAGGTAATAGGCATGCTCCCAGACATCAAGCCCAAGAAGCGGAATACCTTTATGAGGTGCTGCTCCTTCCATAAGCGTATTGTCCTGATTTGCGGTAGAGCACACAAACAATTTTTTCTGATTTTTGCACCAAGAAAGCCACGCCCAGCCAGATCCAAAACGAGTTGCTGCTGCCTTTGAAAACTGCTCTTGAAACGATTCGAAAGAACCGAATTCTTTTTTGATGGCATCAAGCAAGTCGCCAGTTGGCTCTCCACCTGCGTTTGGCGCCATCACTTGCCAAAAGAGACTGTGGTTATAGTGGCCACCACCATTGTTGCGAACAGCTGTTCGTTGCGCTTCTGGCACTTTGTCTAAATTAAGGCAAAGCGCCTGGATATCCATATCAGCAACTGCTCCACCAGCTTGCTCAAGTGCTGCATTGAGATTGGTAACATACGCGTTGTGGTGCTTGCCATGGTGAATTTCCATCGTCTTGGCATCCACATGCGGTTCCAAAGCCGAAAACTCATACGGTAGTTGAGGTAATGTGTGCATAACGTCCTCCTATGGTAAAAGGTGTGAGCAAGAGATTGCTTACGGACGAGTAAATGTGCCGCTTGAAGAAAAAAGTCAATGCCTAGTCTATGGAATATTTTCAACAGAAAGTACTACCATCGGCGAACAGGGCCGGTATCAACATGCACAAAACGGTTTCGGCCGTAGTAGCCAACGCCACCACTTTGCAGCGAAATGACATAATTGCGAAGGGTAAGAGATGGAACTTCGGCAAGCTTGATATCCATTGCCCTTCCCTTCATGTGAAAGCTTTTGGAAGCCACGCGTCTTGAATGCTTGCGAAGGCGCGCGTTGTACTCTGGGCTGCGATATCCCGAAATAACACTTACCTTGTCTGCCTCGAAATGATCTTGGACGTGATCGATAAGCTCGATCAGCTTCAAGGAAATGGGAAACTCTTCATCATTATAGTGACATTTGAGCAAAGCATTAATCTCGCGCAAGGCTTCTTGATTGTAAAACCCTTGGATATCCCGATATAGCAGTTCTTTTACTTCGCCGGTATTCACAATGTTGAAGGTAATATGGCCATCGCCAGTGTACTTAAATACAGACGTATGTTCTACGCTGGTGGAACCCGAGCCGTACGGAAAGCAAACAAGAACAAAGAAGAAAAGGCTCGCCAAAAGAATTTGAAATGTTTTATACGTTTTTTTCATATGAATAGTATCGGTTGTTCTTCGAAAAGGTTGCGCTTCCCTAGTGGACTTTGGGCAAAAAAGCAAGCCTTTGCTAGCTATCTAGCTGGAATTGTGTTGCTTTTTCCACTTTTGCTTTGGGCAGATTTTCCCCTTCCGCACGACGGGAAGCTAAAGCTTTACAGCTATCACCACGACGAATTTCTTTCGGTTGAATATGAGAAAGAAGGAAAACTTCAAGAGCAGGCGTTGAAGCAAATTGAAAAAATCTTCCGCTCTCACGAAGACAACACGCAGCATGCCATCGATCCAAATCTCATTCGGCTGCTGGATCATATCCAAGATCACTTTGCGGCCGATACGGTCGAAATCATTTCGGGCTTTCGTAGCCTTGCCTACAATGCCCAGCTCAAAACAAATGGGCACAACGTAGCTTCGGAAAGCTATCACACCAAAGGTTTTGCAGCCGATATTCACTTGGATGAAATCAGCGAACGTGATCTGTGGGAATACGTCAAGAGCTTGCACCTTGGTGGCGCTGGCTATTATCCCCGCTTTGATTTTGTGCACGTTGATGTAGGCCCCAGAAGAATTTGGCAAGAGGCCGACAGCACAACGCGCCAGCTCATTGGAACTGAAAACAACAAAAATGTAACCTGGTCAGCCACCACAAATAAAAACATCTATAAACAAAACGATTCGCTAGAACTCACGCTTACGAACCAAGCTTATCACGCACAAAAGCTAAGTCGAAATATTTGGCTTGAAGGATTTCGCGAAGGCAAATGGCAAACACGCGTTCGTATTTTGAAGTCGCCGGGAAAACGAGTGGCAGCAGGTGCCAGCAAAGAGCTCACCCTTTCTCTTTCTTCCGCAAAACCTGGAAAATACCGCCTTGTAGTTTTTGCAGATCGCAAGTTCAAAGCGCTCACCTG encodes:
- a CDS encoding ferredoxin, which translates into the protein MAKLKTEEKSLELPDGAEIRETARELGVPFGCESGLCATCEVEVLEGYENLEEPNEKEKLMGCEKPCRLACQTKIKSGEVKIKF
- a CDS encoding chromosome partitioning protein, whose amino-acid sequence is MISASGVSEPISIRGSVQKRNLIPSAKKVLAVASGKGGVGKSSLAVNLAVALGKQGKKVGLLDADIYGPSVTHMMGLAGVGLTVGENDKMNPVVQFGIKTISVGNLVPAEQAMIWRGPMVHQLLQQLMSDVNWGELDVLVLDLPPGTGDVHLTMIQTLQVDGVLLVTTPQSIAVNDVRKCVDMFRKVNIPLIGVVENLAYFECEHGSKYYPFGKEGGRRLAEEFNIPFFGELALMSEIMEGAEAGKPYALRDGVNPFATLSEKIIESLNL
- the queG gene encoding tRNA epoxyqueuosine(34) reductase QueG; its protein translation is MQKAKLREEAKQFGFDLLCVAPAKQFKEHLTLKSWIDKGFHGSMTWLEKNVEKRLDPLKVMPEAKSVIVCATNYNTAKPYSTEHSPLANEDRVWISRYAWGDDYHEVLKKRFLAFCEQLHQQFPDDIFRAYTDTGPLTERVFAQHSGLGWVGKNTCIIHPKLGSFLFLTAIITSLELEPDEVMSDHCGKCTRCIDACPTQALKPYELDARKCISYLTIEHKDKIDAELEEKMGKHLFGCDICQDVCPWNQKSQRTEDVHFQAREHFFAPTLKEFKHLVETQYPQAFKNSPLKRAKKEGLLKSLARIEKLKKEK
- a CDS encoding methyltransferase; its protein translation is MFSILNPDIEKYLHTFSVNNHTEVLRAMERLAAERQFPIVGPSCGKLLLLLARLMNAKRVFEFGSGFGYSAYWFAEAVGENGKVVCTDTDEKNKAQAETFLTEAHLWNRIEYHIGKAQDIFSQSNDTFDIIYNDADKGSYPEIFAMTCKRLSRGGLYIADNALWHGNVVAEKVIENKHPGWNEAIKKHNQMIYDHSDFDVTLLPLRDGIIVARKK
- the ispH gene encoding 4-hydroxy-3-methylbut-2-enyl diphosphate reductase; this translates as MKKKLDYRGRISLEVTDLLSEVRKIMEVIIAHAAGTCFGVQAAINVAEEKRKPILGPLVHNPKIVGDLAREGIPIYDRYSDIAGLKEEGLTDVVITAHGYPKELKEELTKHGITYHDATCPVLLKWVYKKIETFDHQGADIVIIGNPEHAEIIASRTYASKPLHAVYTEAQIDALPNDLQNVVVICQTTITKEKFDSLVEYLRRTKYPNLKAVDTRCKPVKNQQGAVESLAQWVDAMLIVGGYDSSNTTNLAKISQQYLPEKTYHIDSPDLIKAEWFENVEHLGLGAGTSTPQSQIQDVLQRIVELSPTSVELRQTTKEGDVVGMDVAVETETM
- a CDS encoding superoxide dismutase: MHTLPQLPYEFSALEPHVDAKTMEIHHGKHHNAYVTNLNAALEQAGGAVADMDIQALCLNLDKVPEAQRTAVRNNGGGHYNHSLFWQVMAPNAGGEPTGDLLDAIKKEFGSFESFQEQFSKAAATRFGSGWAWLSWCKNQKKLFVCSTANQDNTLMEGAAPHKGIPLLGLDVWEHAYYLNYQNRRPDYVKAWWNVVNWKQVDQNWKAACGC